ATCGTGGCTTCACCGGCCAAGCGCATCCAGGCGTTCACCGGTGATCCGGACTTCATGACGTCCCTGGCCCGTGGCCTGGCCGTGGTGCAAGCGTTCCAGGAGCGCAAGCGTCACCTGACCATCGCCCAGATCAGCCACCGCACGGAAATCCCCCGCGCCGCTGTGCGCCGTTGCCTGCATACCTTGATCAAACTCGGCTACGCCACCACGGATGGGCGTACCTACTCGCTATTGCCTAAAGTGCTGACGCTCGGTCATGCCTATTTGTCGTCCACACCGTTGGCCGTCTCGGCCCAGCCTTATCTGGACCGCATGAGCGAGCAGCTCCATGAAGCCTGCAACATGGCCACCCTTGAAGGCGACGATATTCTCTACATCGCACGTTCGGCCACGACTCAGCGTCTGATTTCCGTGGACCTTTCAGTCGGTGGTCGGCTGCCGGCCTATTGCACGTCCATGGGGCGCATCCTCCTGGCGGCCCTGGATGATGCCTCGCTGCAGGATTACCTCGACCACGCAGACCTGCAAACCAAGACCAGCCGCACGCTCACGACTCCCGAAGCCTTGTTCGAGTGCTTGCAACAGGTACGTCAGCAAGGCTGGTGCATCGTCGATCAGGAATTGGAGCAGGGCCTGCGTTCCATCGCGGTGCCGGTGTATGACGCATCCGGCCAGGTGTTGGCCGCACTGAACGTCAGCACCCATGCCGGGCGCGTCAGCCGCAGCGAGCTGGAACAGCGTTTCCTGCCGAGTATGCTCACCGCCAGCCGTGAGTTGAGCGCGCAACTGTTTGCCTAAGCTGTTCGGTGACCGCACAGATCCCGGTCGGCTCGATTGACGGTGTTTCCCCTGGCTTATTAATGTGCGGCAGCGCTTCAAAGCGCCGCCTAACAATAATGATGACCTGAGGTCATCGGCCCGCCATCGGTGTGGAATAAAAATAATGAATCAGCCTTCTGTCGGTACCACCCTGGACGTGCAGTCCTTCATCAACACCCAGCCATTGTCACGCTACCAGTGGCGCGTGGTGATCCTGTGTTTCCTGATTGTCTTTCTTGACGGCCTCGATACGGCGGCGATGGGTTTTATTGCGCCGGCCCTGTCCCAGGACTGGGGCATCGACCGCGCCAGCCTTGGCCCGGTGATGAGCGCCGCGTTGATCGGCATGGTGTTCGGCGCACTCGGGTCCGGCCCGCTGGCCGACCGCTTTGGTCGCAAAGTCGTGTTGGTCGGTGCGGTACTGGTATTTGGCGCGTTCAGCCTGGCCTCGGCCTACAGCACTAATGTCGACCAGTTGCTAGTGCTGCGCTTTCTGACCGGGCTGGGTCTGGGCGCGGGTATGCCCAATGCCACGACCTTGCTCTCCGAATACACCCCCGAGCGTCATAAGTCGTTGTTGGTCACCAGCATGTTCTGCGGTTTCAACCTGGGCATGGCCGGTGGTGGGTTTATCTCGGCCAAGTTGATCCCGGCGTTTGGCTGGCACAGCTTGTTGCTGATCGGCGGCATCCTGCCATTGATCCTGGCGGGGGTGCTGTTGGTGTGGCTGCCGGAGTCGGCGCGTTACCTGGTAGTGCGTAATCGCGGTACCGACAAGGTACGCAAGGCCCTGGCACCCATTGAGCCCAATATCGTGGCCCAGGCCGGCAGCTTCAGCGTGCCGGAGCAAACAACCGTCAAGGCTCGCAACGTGTTCGCGGTGATTTTCTCGGGCACCTACAGCACCGGCACCTTGCTGCTGTGGCTCACTTACTTCATGGGCCTGGTGATTGTTTACCTGCTGACCAGTTGGCTGCCCACCTTGATGCGCGACAGTGGCGCCAGCATGGAGCAGGCGGCATTTATCGGCGCGTTGTTCCAGTTTGGCGGGGTGTTGAGCGCAGTGGGCGTGGGCTGGGCGATGGACCGGTTCAACCCGCACAAAGTGATCGGTACTTTCTACCTGCTGGCCGGGGTGTTTGCCTACGCGGTAGGGCAAAGCCTTGGCAATATCACTTTATTGGCAACGTTAGTGCTGATCGCCGGGATGTGCGTCAACGGTGCGCAGTCGGCGATGCCGTCCCTGGCCGCACGTTTCTACCCCACCCAGGGGCGTGCTACCGGTGTGTCGTGGATGCTTGGCATTGGCCGCTTCGGCGCGATCCTGGGCGCGTGGATGGGGGCCACCTTGCTGGGCCTGGGCTGGAATTTCGAGCAGGTGCTCACGGCACTGGTGATTCCGGCGGCACTCGCCACTGCAGCCGTGTTGATCAAGGGCATGGTCAGCCATGCCGACGCCACTTAAGCCTTGATGGGACTCAAATGTGGGAGGGGGCTTGCTCCCGATTGCGGGGTGTCAGTCAAAAAATTTGTTGGCTGATCCACCGCTATCGGGAGCAAGCCCCCTCCCACATTTGAATTGCGTTCGCTTAGACGATTAGCTAGACAACAATCCGTTCGATAATCGAACGCTGAGTCGATTATCGGATTGTTCGGCCCATTTACCCGGCTTAATCTTCAAGCACTTCGGCGCCACCTCAGCGCCTTTTTCGATCAACACCGGGAGCCCAACCCCATGGCTGAAATCCTCACCCTGCGTGATGCGGTCAAGCGCTTTGTGAACGACGGCGATACCGTCGCTCTCGAAGGTTTTACCCACCTGATCCCTACGGCCGCAGGTCATGAAATCATTCGTCAGGGTAAGAAAGACCTGACGCTGGTGCGTATGACGCCCGACCTGATCTACGACCAATTGATCGGTGCTGGCTGCGCGCGCAAGTTGATTTTTTCCTGGGGCGGCAACCCGGGCGTGGGCTCCCTGCATCGTTTGCGCGACGCGGTGGAGAAGCAATGGCCGCAACCGCTGGAGATCGAAGAACACAGCCACGCCGACTTGGCCAATGCCTACGTCGCCGGTGCCTCGGGCCTGCCGTTCGCGGTGCTGCGTGCCTACGCTGGTTCCGACTTGCCCAAGGTCAACCCACTGATCAAGACCGTTACGTGCCCATTCACCGGCGAAGTGCTGGCGGCGGTGCCGTCGGTACGTCCGGATGTCACCGTGATTCACGCGCAGAAGGCCGATCGCAAGGGCAACGTGTTGCTCTGGGGCATTCTCGGGGTACAGAAGGAAGCGGCCCTTGCGGCTCAGCGTTGCATTGTCACCGTGGAAGAAATCGTCGATGACCTCAATGCGCCGATGAACAGTTGCGTGTTGCCGACCTGGGCACTGACTGCGGTGTGCCATGTGCCGGGTGGCGCACATCCTTCCTACGCTCACGGCTACAACGAGCGGGATAACCGCTTCTACCAGGCGTGGGATCCGATTGCTCGCGACCGTGGGACCTTTACCGCCTGGATTGATGAATTTATCCACGGCACTGCTGATTTCAGCGAGTTCCAGGCCAAGCTGGCCACCGCGCAGGAGGCCAAGTAATGACCTACTCCACCAATGAAATGATGACCGTCGCCGCTGCACGCCGTTTGAAGAACGGCTCGGTGTGCTTCGTCGGTATCGGCCTGCCGTCCAAGGCCGCCAACCTGGCGCGGCTGACGTCCTCACCCGATGTGGTGTTGATCTACGAGTCTGGCCCGATTGGTGCCAAGCCCAGCGTGTTGCCACTGTCGATCGGCGATGGCGAACTGGCCGAGACCGCCGACACTGTGGTGCCCACCGGTGAGATCTTTCGCTATTGGCTGCAGGGCGGGCGCATTGACGTGGGCTTTCTCGGTGCGGCCCAGGTCGACCGTTTCGGCAATATCAACACCACCGTGGTCGGTGATTATCACCAGCCCAAAGTGCGTTTGCCGGGTGCCGGTGGCGCGCCGGAGATCGCCGGTTCTGCCAAGAGCGTGCTGATCATCCTTAAACAGTCGTCCCGTTCGTTTGTCGACAAACTGGACTTCATCACCTCCGTCGGTCACGGCGAAGGTGGCGACTCACGCAAGCGTCTTGGCCTGCCCGGTGCCGGCCCCGTCGGCATCATTACCGACCTGTGCATCATGGAACCGGAGGAGGGCAGCCATGAGTTCGTGGTCACCGCGCTGCACCCCGGCGTGACCCGCGAGCAAGTGGTCGCTGCCACCGGCTGGGCGATTCGCTTTGCCGACCAGGTCAGCACCACGGCAGAACCGACCGAGACAGAGCTGACCGCGCTGCGCGAGCTTGAAGCTCGCACCGCCGCCGCCCATGGCCAAGCACCGGGAGAAGCCTGATGCGCGAGGTATTTATCTGTGATGCCATTCGCACACCGATCGGTCGTTTCGGCGGTGGGCTGTCCACGGTGCGTGCCGATGACCTGGCGGCGCTGCCGATCAAGGCCCTGATCGAGCGCAACCCGTCGGTGAACTGGGACGCGGTGGACGAAGTCTTCCTGGGCTGCGCCAACCAGGCCGGCGAAGACAACCGTAACGTGGCGCGCATGGCACTGTTGCTGGCGGGGCTGCCGGAGAGCATTCCGGGCGTGACCCTCAACCGTCTGTGCGCCTCGGGCATGGATGCCATTGGCACGGCCTTTCGCGCTATTGCCAGTGGCGAAATGGAGCTTGCGATTGCTGGCGGCGTCGAGTCGATGTCCCGTGCTCCGTTCGTGATGGGCAAGGCCGATGCAGCGTTTTCGCGCAGCATGAAGCTGGAAGACACTACCATCGGCTGGCGTTTCATCAACCCGTTGATGAAGGCCCAGTACGGTGTGGATGCCATGCCGCAGACCGCCGATAACGTCGCCGACGACTACCAGGTTTCCCGCGCCGACCAGGACGCTTTCGCCTTGCGCAGCCAACAGCGTACCGCCGCTGCGCAAGCCGCCGGTTTCTTCGCCGAGGAAATCGTGCCGGTACGGGTCGCCCATAAAAAAGGCGAAACCCTGGTGGAACACGATGAACACCCGCGGGACACCAGCCTGCAAGCCCTGGCCAAACTCAAGCCGGTCAACGGCCCGGACAAGACCGTCACCGCCGGCAACGCTTCGGGGGTCAATGACGGTGCTGCTGCGCTGATTCTGGCATCCGCCGATGCCGTCAAGAAGCACGGCCTCACAGCCCGCGCCCGGGTGTTGGGCATGGCCAGTGCCGGTGTCGCACCGCGCGTAATGGGCATCGGCCCGGTGCCGGCGGTGCGCAAGCTGGTGGAACGCCTGGGGTTGGCGGTCACCGACTTCGACGTGATCGAGCTTAACGAAGCCTTCGCCAGCCAGGGTCTGGCGGTGCTGCGCGAGCTGGGTATTGCCGACGATGCACCTCAGGTCAACCCGAACGGCGGTGCCATTGCGCTGGGTCATCCCCTGGGCATGAGCGGTGCACGGCTGGTGTTGACGGCCCTGCACCAGTTGGAAAAAACCGGCGGCAGCAAAGGCTTGGCGACCATGTGCGTGGGCGTCGGCCAAGGCCTGGCCCTGGCGATTGAACGCGTCTAATAAAAGAGGATGGCTCCATGAGTGACAAGCCTGGTTACCGGCGCCCGCAAGCGGGCACTCAACCTGATTACCTGCACCCGGCGTATCAGTCGACGAACCTGCGTTCGCCGTCCCAGCCGTTGGTGTTCCTGCCCCATTCATTGTCGGAAATCACCGGCCCGACGATCGGCGCCGAGCGCATCAATGACAAGGACAACGACCTGACCGCCCAGCATGAAGGCGAGCCCCAAGGCGAGCGCATCATCATTCATGGCCGTGTGCTGGACGAGAATGGCTTGCCGGTGCCGGGCATTCTCGTGGAGATCTGGCAGGCCAACGCCGCCGGGCGCTACAACCACAAGCGTGACCTGCACGACGCGCCGCTGGACCCGAACTTCACCGGCACCGGGCGTACCGTTACCGACGCCGATGGCTGGTACCA
This genomic stretch from Pseudomonas synxantha BG33R harbors:
- the pcaR gene encoding pca regulon transcriptional regulator PcaR, with translation MNDQLRNSFASVAPPIVASPAKRIQAFTGDPDFMTSLARGLAVVQAFQERKRHLTIAQISHRTEIPRAAVRRCLHTLIKLGYATTDGRTYSLLPKVLTLGHAYLSSTPLAVSAQPYLDRMSEQLHEACNMATLEGDDILYIARSATTQRLISVDLSVGGRLPAYCTSMGRILLAALDDASLQDYLDHADLQTKTSRTLTTPEALFECLQQVRQQGWCIVDQELEQGLRSIAVPVYDASGQVLAALNVSTHAGRVSRSELEQRFLPSMLTASRELSAQLFA
- a CDS encoding MFS transporter: MNQPSVGTTLDVQSFINTQPLSRYQWRVVILCFLIVFLDGLDTAAMGFIAPALSQDWGIDRASLGPVMSAALIGMVFGALGSGPLADRFGRKVVLVGAVLVFGAFSLASAYSTNVDQLLVLRFLTGLGLGAGMPNATTLLSEYTPERHKSLLVTSMFCGFNLGMAGGGFISAKLIPAFGWHSLLLIGGILPLILAGVLLVWLPESARYLVVRNRGTDKVRKALAPIEPNIVAQAGSFSVPEQTTVKARNVFAVIFSGTYSTGTLLLWLTYFMGLVIVYLLTSWLPTLMRDSGASMEQAAFIGALFQFGGVLSAVGVGWAMDRFNPHKVIGTFYLLAGVFAYAVGQSLGNITLLATLVLIAGMCVNGAQSAMPSLAARFYPTQGRATGVSWMLGIGRFGAILGAWMGATLLGLGWNFEQVLTALVIPAALATAAVLIKGMVSHADAT
- the pcaF gene encoding 3-oxoadipyl-CoA thiolase, whose amino-acid sequence is MMREVFICDAIRTPIGRFGGGLSTVRADDLAALPIKALIERNPSVNWDAVDEVFLGCANQAGEDNRNVARMALLLAGLPESIPGVTLNRLCASGMDAIGTAFRAIASGEMELAIAGGVESMSRAPFVMGKADAAFSRSMKLEDTTIGWRFINPLMKAQYGVDAMPQTADNVADDYQVSRADQDAFALRSQQRTAAAQAAGFFAEEIVPVRVAHKKGETLVEHDEHPRDTSLQALAKLKPVNGPDKTVTAGNASGVNDGAAALILASADAVKKHGLTARARVLGMASAGVAPRVMGIGPVPAVRKLVERLGLAVTDFDVIELNEAFASQGLAVLRELGIADDAPQVNPNGGAIALGHPLGMSGARLVLTALHQLEKTGGSKGLATMCVGVGQGLALAIERV
- a CDS encoding CoA transferase subunit A; its protein translation is MAEILTLRDAVKRFVNDGDTVALEGFTHLIPTAAGHEIIRQGKKDLTLVRMTPDLIYDQLIGAGCARKLIFSWGGNPGVGSLHRLRDAVEKQWPQPLEIEEHSHADLANAYVAGASGLPFAVLRAYAGSDLPKVNPLIKTVTCPFTGEVLAAVPSVRPDVTVIHAQKADRKGNVLLWGILGVQKEAALAAQRCIVTVEEIVDDLNAPMNSCVLPTWALTAVCHVPGGAHPSYAHGYNERDNRFYQAWDPIARDRGTFTAWIDEFIHGTADFSEFQAKLATAQEAK
- a CDS encoding CoA-transferase subunit beta; translated protein: MTYSTNEMMTVAAARRLKNGSVCFVGIGLPSKAANLARLTSSPDVVLIYESGPIGAKPSVLPLSIGDGELAETADTVVPTGEIFRYWLQGGRIDVGFLGAAQVDRFGNINTTVVGDYHQPKVRLPGAGGAPEIAGSAKSVLIILKQSSRSFVDKLDFITSVGHGEGGDSRKRLGLPGAGPVGIITDLCIMEPEEGSHEFVVTALHPGVTREQVVAATGWAIRFADQVSTTAEPTETELTALRELEARTAAAHGQAPGEA
- the pcaH gene encoding protocatechuate 3,4-dioxygenase subunit beta, which codes for MSDKPGYRRPQAGTQPDYLHPAYQSTNLRSPSQPLVFLPHSLSEITGPTIGAERINDKDNDLTAQHEGEPQGERIIIHGRVLDENGLPVPGILVEIWQANAAGRYNHKRDLHDAPLDPNFTGTGRTVTDADGWYQFQTIKPGAYPWGNHHNAWRPAHIHFSLFGPSVLTRLVTQMYFPGDPLLEYDPIYNCVPDTRAKERLIARFDLEKTVPSYALGYRWDIVLRGRDATPMEK